The nucleotide window TCTTAGGCAGCTACATATCACAAGCCATCAAGTGTAGGACAGTGAAGCACAAGTTGACCAGCAAGTGCTCTCACGTCATCACAATACCCGAACCGCCTGTTTTTGTGGTGCCTCTGTTTAATGTGTAATACTCGATTATCTCTTCATCTATGTCCTTCTTTGCGATGCAATGTTCATATTTCATTAAAAACCTTGACCCTTGATCCATGTGAAAACTCCGTTTTTCGCCCAcagaaacaaacaaacaaacaaacaaacaagccCATCCTACGCCACCTCCCTTCCataccacctcctctcccactcatcacccccctcctcccccttcatcccatcctcccctccctaaGAAGAGTGATCCTCCTGCCCCCCgtgcctctcctcccaaaaCTCCAACGTCAACGCCGCCAAAAACCCCGGCACgcaccccctctccctcacccagAATTTGATCAGATCCCCAATCCTCACCGCAAACTCGCTTCTCggcccaccaccaaccttcatcgtccccttctccccatcaaaaacaATGCTGTTCTCGTGCTCGTCCGTTTTTGAGGGGTAGTAAACGCTCTCGaccctcatcttcccccCAGGGATAAAACTCACCGTCCACCCCAGCGTGCTAAAAACAGCCTCTTTGAACTCTGCCGATTTTGCCGCCCACACCTCCTTCAGTCGACGTGAACTCTTGTGCGCCGAGGCGGTTTCTGCTTTTGCCTCTGCTACCTCCCTTTGGGCAGCGGCGAGTTGCGATGCGGGTATGGTGGAAAACAGTGTTGGCTGACGTTGTATGTGAGCTACCAGCTCGGCGTTTTCGGCTTTCAACGCTGCCAAGGTGGCTGTCTTGATGGCTTCGTAGTCGGATGTTGGGTTAGACCGAAGAGACAAAATTCGGGTCGAGGCCCGTTCTTTTGCCTTGGCTAGCTGTTCAACCGTGACGGCGTGTTCTTTTCGTAAAAGATGTAGCGTTTGCTGAACGTCGGCAAGCTCAGCCTGGAGTTTCCTGTTTTTCCTGGCCAGCTGCCCCAAATGTTCGGATTCCGCGTCGTCAGAGTCCGATCGGGGACGCTTGCTCCCAATGACAGGCTGAACCGGGGACACAGCGGCAGATTCGAGAGACGTCAAATCGGCGTGAAGCGTCGCAACCTCGGTCTTGTACCGATCAACCAgatcctccagctcctgtATCCTCTGCGCCTTTTGCTCGTCCACTGTCTCAGGCTGCATGGTGATATCCTCCATGTCAAACGTCCTGAGTTGCGCCCTAAGGTATTCAACCTCCTTGACGGCAAGGGCGCGCTGCCTGTCCAGACGGGCACGAGCCTTATCGTTCCCCCCACTGGACCCCCCAGGAGCCTTGAGTTTCTCAATCTGCTCCAGCAGcccggccttctcctcctcaagagACCTAATGATATTATCCCGATCAGCAACCTCAGGCTGGAGAGACCCTATCTTCTCCAGCAAGCTCGCCGAGTTGAGCCGCTCAGCAACAAGAGCCCTGGCCACCTCTTCAGGCGAGTCAAACTCAGCCtgcccctcaccctccaaatACGCCGCCCAAGCCatcctctcatcctccaacctctgcctctgcgtcctctcctccgccagctcccgctcaacaccaaccgcaGCCTCCACCTTCCGCTGCAAagacctcttctcctcctcgaccacctccACAGCCTTGTGCACCTGGCGCAAGTGCCTGAGCTCGGTAATCTGCTCCCTATTCTTCGCCTCCAGCGCCCTAATATGCGTCACCTGATCCGACAGCTCCCTCCTGATGACAGCAATGGTCTCCGCGTCCCCCGTCTGCGCCTTCAGCATCAGCACCTgcgcctccagctccccaataatctcatccttctcccccaacgcAGCCTGCACCCTCTccagcatctcctccctccccttattcccctcctccaactcacTCTTCCCCCGCTGACACGCCGCAAGCTTAGCCCGGAGGTCATTAACCTCCCGctccgccaccctcgccgcctcatCCTTCTCCGCATTCAAATCCTCAAGGTCCTCCCTCAGCACCCTCGCCTCATCCACCGCGCTCCTagccttggcctccagcTCCCGTTTCTGCCTCTCCTGCTCCGCTCTCAGCTCGTCAAGTTCCGCCTGCAACACCTCAACCTGCCGCTGGGCGCGTCCCTTTTCCGCGTCGGCGGCTTGCTTCGCCTTGAAGTCGTCCTCCGCCCGTCGCTTGGTGTCTCGAATTTCATTCTCCATCTGCAGACGCGCCAGCTCCTTTTCTTGCTCGTAGTTGCTGATTTGGTATTTTAGCGTGCCGACCTCGGCTTTGAGGTCCTCGATTAGTTTTCGCTGTTCGTCGCTCTCGCAAGGTTCGTGGTTCTCTTTGCTGCTTTCGCGACTTTCTCTGCTCGTTGCGGGGGAGGGTCCGCTGAGCCGTGACATGGTGCTGGctcgggggttgggggcgtTTGTTGGTTCGCCcgtgaggaggttgtgggaggTTGTGCTGTTGCGAAAGGCGGCGAtcttttttggtttctttttgtcaGTCTG belongs to Podospora bellae-mahoneyi strain CBS 112042 chromosome 6, whole genome shotgun sequence and includes:
- the MAD1 gene encoding coiled-coil domain-containing protein mad1 (BUSCO:EOG092630UB; EggNog:ENOG503NWBJ; COG:D) — translated: MPEPPEPNTPKPRPVNNSKTSQLMRSFTPKGEPPGSARRPSVSSNGAPSFRATVAAGASRPTLSSQSRIAAFRNSTTSHNLLTGEPTNAPNPRASTMSRLSGPSPATSRESRESSKENHEPCESDEQRKLIEDLKAEVGTLKYQISNYEQEKELARLQMENEIRDTKRRAEDDFKAKQAADAEKGRAQRQVEVLQAELDELRAEQERQKRELEAKARSAVDEARVLREDLEDLNAEKDEAARVAEREVNDLRAKLAACQRGKSELEEGNKGREEMLERVQAALGEKDEIIGELEAQVLMLKAQTGDAETIAVIRRELSDQVTHIRALEAKNREQITELRHLRQVHKAVEVVEEEKRSLQRKVEAAVGVERELAEERTQRQRLEDERMAWAAYLEGEGQAEFDSPEEVARALVAERLNSASLLEKIGSLQPEVADRDNIIRSLEEEKAGLLEQIEKLKAPGGSSGGNDKARARLDRQRALAVKEVEYLRAQLRTFDMEDITMQPETVDEQKAQRIQELEDLVDRYKTEVATLHADLTSLESAAVSPVQPVIGSKRPRSDSDDAESEHLGQLARKNRKLQAELADVQQTLHLLRKEHAVTVEQLAKAKERASTRILSLRSNPTSDYEAIKTATLAALKAENAELVAHIQRQPTLFSTIPASQLAAAQREVAEAKAETASAHKSSRRLKEVWAAKSAEFKEAVFSTLGWTVSFIPGGKMRVESVYYPSKTDEHENSIVFDGEKGTMKVGGGPRSEFAVRIGDLIKFWVRERGCVPGFLAALTLEFWEERHGGQEDHSS